One genomic region from Bufo bufo chromosome 3, aBufBuf1.1, whole genome shotgun sequence encodes:
- the TRARG1 gene encoding trafficking regulator of GLUT4 1: protein MAINTDVQYEKTLSGSGNPVPEDDHETEKLLTSASEAKEENGMKKSFSVTMSSEKSIGDLDQNGHSLPYKSVSAGQLESSPLSPSRGSLARASSTATTTAQEQNRPTDYLVLAIFSCFCPVWPVNIVALVFSIMVSSMVPDGNF from the coding sequence ATGGCCATTAACACAGATGTCCAGTATGAGAAGACACTGAGCGGATCAGGTAACCCTGTACCTGAAGATGACCATGAAACTGAGAAACTCCTCACATCTGCCTCTGAGGCAAAAGAAGAGAATGGGATGAAGAAGTCTTTCTCAGTTACCATGTCCAGCGAAAAGTCTATAGGAGACCTGGACCAAAATGGGCACAGCCTGCCCTACAAGTCAGTCTCTGCAGGACAATTGGAGTCTTCTCCCCTCTCGCCTTCCAGAGGCAGCCTGGCCAGGGCTTCTTCTACAGCCACCACCACCGCCCAGGAGCAAAACAGGCCCACAGACTATCTGGTCTTGGCCATCTTCTCCTGTTTTTGTCCTGTTTGGCCAGTCAACATAGTGGCTCTGGTCTTCTCCATCATGGTGAGTAGTATGGTCCCAGATGGGAATTTCTAG